ATGAGTGAGCGGAGCAACGTCCCGGTTCACGAGCAGTTGAGTCTCACGGAGATCGTGAGCCACGTGCTCGACCGAGGCGCGGTGATCAGTGGCGACGTGATGATCAGCGTGGCGGGCATCGACCTGGTCTACCTGGGACTGCAGGTGGTGCTGACGTCCGTGGAGACGG
This genomic stretch from Longimicrobiales bacterium harbors:
- a CDS encoding gas vesicle protein, coding for MSERSNVPVHEQLSLTEIVSHVLDRGAVISGDVMISVAGIDLVYLGLQVVLTSVETAREKGRRLTADPYE